The Montipora foliosa isolate CH-2021 chromosome 1, ASM3666993v2, whole genome shotgun sequence genome has a window encoding:
- the LOC137975444 gene encoding alpha-1A adrenergic receptor-like codes for MNASNSSSQNIGNTGAVFSLGNIIAQASFIIFILILDVCGNCLVIGAILSYRRLRTTTNYFIISLAVSDLLIAALSMPFRIHHTLNSLYWNLGIKVCEFWVFIDLLCSCASITNLSLISIDRFLALTFPLNYRSIMTKKRGMAAIVFVWAYSGLIASLSFTKWTENAQTIAAGQCLKSDKYYYLFSITAGFLLPLTILVINYSLVFRLAFKQAKKLESIKSTAMELSEATENNSQLDSRPSVASVGRIERKKRRSIIRELKATKTLAVVIGTFIICWLPFFIIMLTIQFYPVHLWDMHPSTQKFIATVFAYVLPLLNSAVNPIIYSSFNSDFRFAFKDIFLRIFIRRQQRYAQRSSSGGEDLITVVTFAQDNCSNGKTPHIDIQESSSDEDVKSI; via the coding sequence ATGAATGCTTCTAACTCGTCCAGCCAAAATATCGGCAACACTGGTGCTGTGTTCAGTCTGGGAAACATTATTGCGCAAGCAAGCTTCATCATTTTTATCTTAATCCTCGATGTCTGTGGGAATTGTTTGGTCATAGGAGCGATACTTAGTTATCGACGGCTCCGAACCACGACGAATTATTTCATCATCTCGCTTGCCGTGTCAGATCTCCTCATCGCGGCATTATCGATGCCATTCCGTATTCACCATACCCTCAATTCATTATACTGGAATCTCGGAATAAAGGTGTGCGAATTCTGGGTTTTTATAGACCTTCTCTGCTCGTGCGCCTCAATCACAAATTTGAGTTTGATATCCATCGATCGATTTCTCGCACTAACATTCCCGTTAAATTACAGAAGCATCATGACCAAAAAAAGAGGAATGGCTGCTATCGTTTTTGTTTGGGCATACTCAGGACTGATTGCTTCACTTTCGTTCACAAAGTGGACAGAAAACGCGCAAACGATCGCGGCCGGACAATGCCTAAAATCGGACAAATATTACTACCTCTTCTCAATCACCGCGGGGTTTCTTTTACCCCTAACTATTCTTGTTATTAACTACTCATTGGTCTTTCGATTGGCCTTCAAACAGGCTAAGAAACTGGAATCCATAAAATCAACGGCCATGGAGCTATCAGAAGCAACCGAAAATAACTCCCAACTCGATTCTCGGCCAAGCGTCGCTAGCGTTGGAAGGATAGAACGCAAGAAACGAAGATCCATCATACGCGAGTTGAAAGCCACCAAAACGCTCGCTGTGGTTATCGGCACGTTCATCATTTGCTGGCTTCCATTCTTCATTATAATGTTGACGATACAATTTTACCCGGTGCATTTGTGGGATATGCATCCGAGCACACAGAAGTTCATCGCTACTGTGTTTGCCTACGTTCTTCCATTACTGAACTCAGCAGTTAATCCCATTATCTACTCCAGCTTCAACAGTGATTTCAGATTTGCGTTTAAGGACATTTTTCTACGCATCTTTATTCGAAGACAGCAACGCTACGCTCAGAGGTCGTCTTCTGGAGGTGAAGACTTGATTACGGTGGTAACTTTTGCTCAGGACAATTGCAGCAACGGTAAGACTCCACATATAGATATTCAGGAATCAAGTTCTGACGAGGACGTTAAATCGATTTAG